The region TTTTTACAAAGGCATTACCACAACCAAGACTGTTATAGCTTCTAAAGATGATAGGAGTCACTCAGACCTCAAGGTCATCGTGTGGGGGAGTGTCATACAgatcatagacttagaatagTGGTTTAGAAACTTatggttactatgactacaaaagTAGTTATTATTAAGTTGTCATGAAAATAAacagttgtaattaatttataaaattggtttcttatatttaataatgaggAATGCACTGATTTACTCATAATCTACTGCTACTatgctctatctcatataacaccCGGTCTATCCCAGCCTAAGTTGTATATTCCTTGtcttttctatttgtaatgaagTTACCGAGTACCGACGCTACTTCTGTAGAGTTAATTTTCTAAGATTCATAGTATTCACAGAATACCTACTTTTAGTTATCCTTGATCTATTGACTATtctctattatttaaattgaagcATTGGTTCaaagagaaataattaatgcATTGGTTGTTTCTACTTTCTCattaccaggccataaaatcttatttaaaaaaaacattggttGCTGGCCAGCCATTTTGTTCttgtaaaaattgaattttgtttgagcaaataactaatttattttatcataataaactAATCTAAAAAGATATTTAGTTCTCAAAttagtttcattttataaaaaagaattatgagTAATAAGAATACATATAACGAAGATCTTTTTGATTACATTAAAGTTAGTGAAGATGAAGACGAGACCAATGCTGTAGAAATACCGTGTGAACTAGATGGCACCTTACTGTTGTCTACTCTAATTGCACAATTCCCTGGGGCATGCGGTCTTAAATACCGTCATCCCGAAAGCCGAGGAATTCGAGGTATACGCTTAAGTGATGGAAAATTACATCCTCCTACTGAGGCAGGATGGGGTAAACATTTATATCTCTGTGTATTTCCAAAAGAAAACAAACGAAAAATGGAAGATGTATCTTCGGAAAATTCAGCTGCTAAAACAAAGCGTTTAGAGAAAAAGTTAATATGTTCAGATCTTATATGCCTTGGATTACCATGGAAGTCAACTGAAGAATCAGTTAAAGAATATTTTGAACAGTTTGGTGAAGTAGTTATGGttcaacttaaaaaagataagaaTGGGGCTTTCAAAGGTTTTGGTTTCATTCGCTTTGCTACATATGCTTCTCAAATGAGAGCACTTGCCCAGAGACATAACATTGATGGTCGCTGGGTTGATGTACGTATTCCCAATTCTAAAGAGGGAGTTGTTCCTCAAATGCCATGTAAAGTATTTGTTGGCCGGTGTACTGAAGAAATGACAGCAAATGATCTCCGAGATTATTTCTCCAAATTTGGTGAAGTTACAGATGTTTTTGTTCCTCGTCCCTTCAGAGCATTTGGATTTGTCACTTTCTTGGATCCTGAGGTAGCACAAAGTTTATGTGGAGAAGATCATGTCATCAAAGGTGCCTCTGTATCAGTATCAAGTGCAGCACCAAAGATTAAAAGCAAAAATAATGATTCATATGGCTCCAACAATTGGGATGGAAATCGATCTGGTCCACCAGGAGGAGGGAACAATGGAGGCAACAGCAATATAGATTCTCTTAACATGCAAAACTTAGGCATTAACCCAAATTCAGGTGGTAACCCTAACTTTAATTTACCAATAAGCCTAGTTGCTGCAGCTCTGAACCAGGCTGGATGGGGTGGATTTTTAGGCGGACCTGGAAATTCTGGACCAAATAACTGGCAAAATGGTCCACCTCAAGGTGGAAGTTCAGGAAAGAAATGGAACAATAGTTCAAATTATAACCAAAATGGTCCACCAGCACCATGGAACCATGGAAATAATCAGGGTTGGAATGGGAAAAATAGCAATTGGAACCAAGGCTGGTCAGGAGGACAAGGGCAAGGCTGGAATGGTAATGGCTCTGGTCCTTCTGGTTCAAATAGTGGATGGAATAATAAGCCCCAGACATGAGGTGAGCTAGAGTGACCAAACCTTCTCATATATTGAGATATTTAATAACCATTTAAGTTTAGATTAAGTTTGCCGTTAAgcaatattttaagtaaataaatgtgACACAATGTCACAATATTATCGGTTGATTAACAATTTGCTGTAAGCCTGCTTCATAATCTACACTTAGTTTTCTAGAAGATGTGGTCCTTCCAAGATTATGACTGGATACTTGAATATGTCAAATATAATTTACTGAAGTGGgttattactaattattgtaaGGTTGACAATGTTTTGAGATGTGAAATGGCATGTTTTGAgatgtgaaaaataaaagagGTGTATTATGAGATGGATGTTTTACTTACATGAGTTGTTTCATATTAATTGAACAGAGaggtatgtttgtttattttgtttaataaataatttagaaatacttagctctcacaactttttaaatatgtatgaaAGTAGATTTATATTCTGCGAGAGAAGGGTAATGCAGTCAGTGGCTGGATTGTGTGTAAGATGTGCAGACCTCTTGAAGATCAGATGGAAACAATATGATACGCAACATATGAAGTCAAGTGGTGAGTGTTTTGGTATGTTAATGATATTGTTTGtggtgtttattataatatgttgtatGCTTTACGACCCACTGGTGGGCCTAGTGTACTACTCCA is a window of Leptidea sinapis chromosome 23, ilLepSina1.1, whole genome shotgun sequence DNA encoding:
- the LOC126971212 gene encoding TAR DNA-binding protein 43-like translates to MSNKNTYNEDLFDYIKVSEDEDETNAVEIPCELDGTLLLSTLIAQFPGACGLKYRHPESRGIRGIRLSDGKLHPPTEAGWGKHLYLCVFPKENKRKMEDVSSENSAAKTKRLEKKLICSDLICLGLPWKSTEESVKEYFEQFGEVVMVQLKKDKNGAFKGFGFIRFATYASQMRALAQRHNIDGRWVDVRIPNSKEGVVPQMPCKVFVGRCTEEMTANDLRDYFSKFGEVTDVFVPRPFRAFGFVTFLDPEVAQSLCGEDHVIKGASVSVSSAAPKIKSKNNDSYGSNNWDGNRSGPPGGGNNGGNSNIDSLNMQNLGINPNSGGNPNFNLPISLVAAALNQAGWGGFLGGPGNSGPNNWQNGPPQGGSSGKKWNNSSNYNQNGPPAPWNHGNNQGWNGKNSNWNQGWSGGQGQGWNGNGSGPSGSNSGWNNKPQT